A genomic region of Serratia fonticola contains the following coding sequences:
- the gcvH gene encoding glycine cleavage system protein GcvH, protein MSNVPTELKYAASHEWVRDEGNGEYVVGITEHAQELLGDMVFVDLPEVGATVSAGDDCAVAESVKAASDIYAPISGEIIAVNDALESSPELVNSEPYGEGWLFRIKASDAAELDKLLDADAYQASIDE, encoded by the coding sequence ATGAGCAATGTGCCAACAGAATTGAAATACGCCGCATCCCATGAATGGGTGCGTGACGAAGGCAACGGCGAATACGTAGTGGGTATCACCGAACATGCGCAGGAGCTATTGGGTGATATGGTGTTTGTCGATCTGCCCGAGGTCGGCGCTACGGTTTCCGCCGGTGATGACTGCGCCGTTGCAGAATCGGTCAAGGCCGCTTCTGATATCTATGCCCCCATCAGCGGTGAAATCATCGCCGTTAATGACGCGTTGGAAAGCTCACCGGAACTGGTCAACAGCGAGCCGTACGGCGAAGGTTGGCTGTTCCGCATCAAGGCATCCGACGCGGCAGAGCTCGACAAACTGCTCGATGCTGATGCGTATCAGGCTTCTATCGACGAATAA